In Pseudomonas poae, a single genomic region encodes these proteins:
- a CDS encoding DUF2790 domain-containing protein, which translates to MKKLIVAAALVFCSMTSQATTFSEKKQMEYIQEHQSAVAAYAKKNNKPMPEIVDYKYGMKIDVEKFVRQSQDPRTCQIYSRLMSYEDPQGELKTIRYSVFSQCPNNKS; encoded by the coding sequence ATGAAAAAGCTTATTGTTGCAGCTGCACTTGTTTTTTGCTCTATGACTTCGCAAGCCACTACTTTTTCGGAGAAGAAGCAGATGGAATACATCCAGGAGCACCAAAGTGCCGTGGCTGCCTACGCGAAAAAAAATAACAAGCCTATGCCAGAGATTGTCGACTATAAATACGGCATGAAGATTGATGTAGAGAAATTCGTACGTCAATCCCAGGACCCTCGTACTTGCCAGATTTATTCACGATTGATGAGCTACGAAGACCCCCAGGGTGAACTCAAGACGATTCGCTATTCTGTATTCTCGCAATGCCCGAATAACAAAAGCTGA
- a CDS encoding CusA/CzcA family heavy metal efflux RND transporter, which yields MFERLIRFAIEQRIVVMIAVLIMAGIGVYSYQKLPIDAVPDITNVQVQVNTAAPGYSPLETEQRITFPVETAMAGLPGLQQTRSLSRSGLSQVTVIFEDGTDIFFARQQVNERLQVAKEQLPDGVDAVMGPVSTGLGEIFLWTVETEKGAVKEDGTAYTPTDLRVIQDWIIKPQLRNVRGVAEINTIGGYAKQYLIAPDPKRLATYKLTLNDLVAALESNNANVGAGYVERSGEQLLIRAPGQVGSIEDIANIVITSVDGVPIRVSNVAEVSIGKELRSGAATENGREVVLGTVFMLIGENSRTVSQAVAAKLADINRTLPKGVVAVTVYDRTNLVEKAISTVKKNLIEGAILVIVILFLFLGNIRAALITAMVIPLSMLFTFTGMFNNKVSANLMSLGALDFGIIVDGAVVIVENAIRRLAHAQNKHGRMLTKAERFHEVFAAAREARRPLIFGQLIIMVVYLPIFALTGVEGKMFHPMAFTVVMALVGAMILSVTFVPAAIAMFVTGKVKEEEGMVMRIARQRYAPVLQWVLKHRSIAFSAAIALVVLSGVLASRMGSEFIPSLSEGDFALQALRVPGTSLTQSVDMQQRLEKAVIEQVPEVERMFARTGTAEIASDPMPPNISDAYVMLKPKDQWPDPNRSREELIAEVQKAAASVPGSNYELSQPIQLRFNELISGVRSDVAVKVFGDDMDVLNRTAAKIATALKGVQGSSEVKVEQTTGLPVLTINIDREKAARYSLNIGAVQDAIAIAVGGRQAGTLYEGDRRFDMVVRLSETLRTDVAGLSGLLIPVPPNAAQGANQIGFIPLSQVASLDLQLGPNQISRENGKRVVVVSANVRGRDLGSFVEEASSALATGVEIPAGYWTTWGGQFEQLQSAAKRLQVVVPVALLLVMTLLFLMFNNLKDGMLVFTGIPFALTGGVVALWLRDIPLSISAGVGFIALSGVAVLNGLVMISFIRGLREEGRTLRHAVDEGALTRLRPVLMTALVASLGFIPMALATGTGAEVQRPLATVVIGGILSSTALTLLVLPALYQWAHRKDDDGDEAES from the coding sequence ATGTTTGAACGTCTCATAAGATTCGCCATTGAGCAGCGCATCGTTGTAATGATAGCCGTGCTGATCATGGCCGGTATCGGTGTCTACAGCTATCAAAAGCTGCCTATTGATGCAGTACCAGATATTACCAACGTACAGGTTCAGGTCAACACTGCTGCTCCTGGTTACTCTCCGTTGGAAACCGAACAGCGAATTACCTTTCCAGTTGAAACGGCAATGGCTGGCTTGCCGGGCCTTCAGCAGACTCGTTCCCTTTCTCGCTCTGGACTATCTCAGGTCACCGTCATTTTTGAAGACGGCACCGACATCTTCTTCGCTAGGCAACAGGTCAACGAGCGACTGCAGGTAGCGAAGGAGCAGTTGCCGGATGGCGTAGACGCAGTGATGGGGCCTGTATCAACGGGTCTCGGCGAGATCTTCCTGTGGACTGTCGAGACTGAGAAAGGCGCTGTCAAAGAGGATGGTACGGCCTATACACCAACTGATTTGCGCGTGATCCAGGATTGGATAATCAAGCCACAATTGCGCAACGTCCGGGGTGTGGCCGAGATCAACACCATTGGTGGCTATGCCAAGCAGTACCTGATTGCTCCGGATCCGAAACGTCTGGCCACTTACAAGCTGACTCTTAATGATCTGGTCGCTGCCTTGGAAAGCAACAACGCCAACGTTGGCGCCGGTTACGTCGAGCGCAGCGGTGAGCAGTTGCTCATCCGCGCACCCGGCCAGGTAGGCAGTATCGAAGATATCGCCAATATTGTGATTACCAGTGTCGATGGCGTGCCGATTCGAGTCAGCAATGTCGCTGAAGTCAGCATCGGGAAAGAGCTCCGCTCTGGAGCTGCTACTGAGAACGGTCGAGAGGTTGTATTGGGTACGGTGTTCATGCTGATCGGCGAAAACAGCCGGACAGTATCTCAAGCTGTTGCAGCCAAACTGGCTGACATTAACCGTACCCTACCCAAGGGCGTTGTTGCCGTTACCGTCTACGACCGTACCAATTTGGTTGAAAAAGCCATATCGACAGTGAAGAAGAACCTGATTGAAGGGGCGATTCTTGTAATCGTTATCTTGTTCCTGTTCCTCGGTAACATCCGTGCGGCACTGATCACTGCCATGGTGATCCCGTTGTCCATGTTGTTCACGTTTACAGGCATGTTCAACAACAAGGTCAGTGCCAACTTGATGAGCCTTGGCGCACTCGACTTTGGCATCATTGTTGATGGGGCGGTAGTGATTGTCGAGAACGCAATCAGGCGCCTGGCTCATGCACAAAACAAGCATGGGCGGATGCTCACCAAAGCCGAGCGCTTTCACGAGGTTTTTGCAGCTGCACGGGAAGCTCGCCGCCCCTTGATCTTCGGTCAGCTGATTATCATGGTTGTGTATTTGCCGATCTTTGCACTCACCGGTGTCGAAGGAAAAATGTTCCACCCCATGGCATTTACCGTGGTGATGGCACTTGTCGGCGCGATGATTCTCTCCGTAACCTTTGTTCCTGCGGCAATTGCCATGTTCGTCACAGGCAAGGTCAAGGAAGAAGAGGGGATGGTGATGCGTATTGCACGGCAGCGTTACGCTCCCGTTCTGCAGTGGGTGCTTAAGCATAGAAGCATCGCATTTTCCGCCGCCATAGCCTTGGTCGTTCTAAGTGGTGTGCTCGCGAGCCGAATGGGCAGTGAGTTCATTCCGAGTCTGAGTGAAGGGGATTTTGCGCTGCAGGCTTTACGAGTACCGGGGACTAGCTTGACTCAGTCCGTAGACATGCAGCAGCGCTTGGAAAAAGCCGTCATTGAGCAGGTGCCTGAGGTCGAGCGAATGTTTGCCCGTACCGGCACAGCGGAAATTGCTTCCGATCCAATGCCGCCGAATATCTCAGACGCTTACGTGATGCTGAAGCCGAAAGACCAGTGGCCAGATCCCAATCGATCGCGTGAAGAGCTAATTGCTGAAGTTCAGAAAGCTGCAGCAAGTGTGCCTGGCAGCAACTATGAGTTGTCCCAACCTATTCAACTGCGCTTCAACGAACTCATTTCGGGTGTCCGCAGTGACGTGGCCGTCAAGGTGTTCGGCGATGACATGGACGTTCTAAATCGAACAGCAGCGAAGATAGCCACTGCATTAAAGGGTGTCCAGGGGTCTTCGGAGGTGAAGGTAGAGCAGACTACAGGCCTGCCTGTACTTACCATCAATATTGATCGGGAGAAGGCAGCACGTTACAGCCTGAACATCGGCGCAGTGCAAGATGCGATTGCAATCGCAGTAGGTGGTCGTCAGGCCGGCACGCTTTATGAGGGCGATCGCCGCTTCGATATGGTGGTACGTCTATCTGAAACACTGCGTACAGATGTAGCGGGGTTGTCCGGCTTGCTGATTCCCGTGCCGCCGAATGCGGCACAAGGGGCGAATCAAATCGGCTTCATTCCGCTGTCCCAAGTGGCTAGCCTGGATCTGCAGCTAGGTCCGAACCAGATAAGCCGAGAGAACGGTAAGCGTGTTGTTGTGGTCAGCGCAAACGTTCGGGGGCGTGACCTTGGTTCGTTTGTTGAAGAAGCGAGCAGTGCTCTGGCAACCGGCGTGGAGATTCCCGCTGGCTACTGGACCACGTGGGGTGGTCAGTTCGAGCAACTGCAGTCAGCAGCCAAACGTCTGCAGGTAGTTGTTCCGGTAGCTTTGCTGTTGGTCATGACGTTGTTGTTCTTGATGTTCAACAACCTCAAGGATGGCATGCTGGTCTTCACCGGGATCCCATTCGCACTCACGGGTGGCGTAGTCGCGCTTTGGCTGCGGGATATCCCGCTGTCGATCTCGGCAGGGGTCGGATTCATTGCGCTTTCCGGTGTAGCTGTGTTGAACGGTTTGGTAATGATTTCCTTTATCCGCGGACTACGTGAGGAAGGGCGTACCCTACGTCACGCAGTTGATGAAGGCGCATTGACTCGATTACGGCCAGTGCTGATGACTGCCCTTGTTGCATCCCTGGGATTCATACCTATGGCACTGGCAACCGGTACCGGTGCAGAGGTTCAGCGGCCGCTGGCTACAGTCGTGATCGGCGGTATCTTGTCCTCCACCGCACTTACCTTGCTGGTGTTGCCTGCTCTGTATCAATGGGCACATCGCAAGGATGATGACGGCGATGAAGCAGAAAGCTGA